From a single Bufo bufo chromosome 9, aBufBuf1.1, whole genome shotgun sequence genomic region:
- the SERBP1 gene encoding plasminogen activator inhibitor 1 RNA-binding protein isoform X1, whose amino-acid sequence MPGHLQEGFGCVVTNRFDQLFDDESDPFEVLKAAENKKKEGAGAPGQGSVKNAAQAAKQPKKESQKDRRNPLPDKKDEAPQPVPLKKEGIRRVGRRPDQQQQQPPPPPPQQQQQPPSQAPQGEGKPTDRRPVERRPPRERRFDKPAEEKGEAGEFSVDRPLGERPPRGRGGPGRGGRARGRGIGRGDGFDSRGKREFDRHSGSDRAPSHFSGPKHEDKRGGSGSHNWGTVKDELSELDQSTATEETHETEEQPAADSENKENEAEEVKEEGPKEMTLDEWKAMQDKERAKVEFNIRKPNEGADGQWKKGFVLHKSKSEEVHAESEGLDHHFRRPANDITSQLEINFGDLGRPGRGRGGGRGTRGRGTRPSRGIRTDKSSVSAPDVDDPEAFPALS is encoded by the exons ATGCCCGGGCATTTGCAGGAAGGCTTCGGCTGCGTCGTCACTAACCGTTTCGACCAGCTATTTGATGACGAATCCGACCCCTTCGAGGTGCTGAAGGCGGCCGAGAACAAGAAGAAGGAGGGAGCGGGGGCACCGGGCCAGGGCTCAGTCAAGAACGCCGCCCAGGCCGCCAAGCAGCCCAAGAAGGAGTCTCAGAAGGACCGCAGGAACCCTCTGCCCGACAAGAAGGACGAGGCGCCGCAGCCGGTGCCCCTGAAGAAGGAAG GGATCAGAAGAGTTGGCAGGAGGCCcgaccagcaacagcagcagccgccaccaccaccaccgcagcaacagcagcagccgcCTTCACAGGCCCCACAGGGTGAAGGGAAACCTACCGACAGAAGACCCGTCGAGAGGCGGCCACCTCGTGAACGCCGCTTTGACAAACCAGCTGAAGAAAAGGGTGAAGCAGGGGAATTCTCTGTGGACAG GCCCCTTGGCGAAAGGCCACCTCGTGGTCGCGGCGGCCCAGGCAGAGGTGGACGAGCACGTGGACGTGGTATTGGCAGGGGCGATGGCTTTGACTCCCGTGGCAAACGTGAATTTGACAGGCACAGTGGCAGCGACCGAGC TCCTTCACATTTCAGTGGCCCGAAGCATGAGGACAAGAGGGGCGGCAGCGGATCCCACAACTGGGGAACTGTAAAGGATGAACTGAG CGAACTGGACCAGTCAACCGCAACCGAAGAGACTCACGAAACCGAAGAACAACCCGCCGCCGACTCTGAAAACAA GGAGAATGAGGCTGAAGAGGTGAAGGAAGAGGGGCCCAAGGAAATGACCCTGGATGAATGGAAGGCCATGCAAGACAAAGAGCGTGCAAAAGTGGAGTTCAACATTCGGAAACCAAACGAAGGCGCTGACGGCCAATGGAAGAAAGGCTTCGTCCTCCACAAGTCTAAGAGCGAAGAG GTTCATGCAGAATCTGAAGGTTTGGATCATCACTTCCGCAGGCCTGCAAATGACATCACTTCCCAACTTGAGATCAACTTTGGAGACCTTGGACGCCCTGGCCGTGGGCGTGGTGGTGGAAGAGGGACCCGCGGACGCGGTACAAGGCCCAGTCGTGGGATTAGAACTGACAAG TCGAGCGTCTCAGCCCCTGATGTAGATGACCCTGAGGCTTTCCCAGCTCTGTCGTAA
- the SERBP1 gene encoding plasminogen activator inhibitor 1 RNA-binding protein isoform X2: protein MPGHLQEGFGCVVTNRFDQLFDDESDPFEVLKAAENKKKEGAGAPGQGSVKNAAQAAKQPKKESQKDRRNPLPDKKDEAPQPVPLKKEGIRRVGRRPDQQQQQPPPPPPQQQQQPPSQAPQGEGKPTDRRPVERRPPRERRFDKPAEEKGEAGEFSVDRPLGERPPRGRGGPGRGGRARGRGIGRGDGFDSRGKREFDRHSGSDRAGPKHEDKRGGSGSHNWGTVKDELSELDQSTATEETHETEEQPAADSENKENEAEEVKEEGPKEMTLDEWKAMQDKERAKVEFNIRKPNEGADGQWKKGFVLHKSKSEEVHAESEGLDHHFRRPANDITSQLEINFGDLGRPGRGRGGGRGTRGRGTRPSRGIRTDKSSVSAPDVDDPEAFPALS from the exons ATGCCCGGGCATTTGCAGGAAGGCTTCGGCTGCGTCGTCACTAACCGTTTCGACCAGCTATTTGATGACGAATCCGACCCCTTCGAGGTGCTGAAGGCGGCCGAGAACAAGAAGAAGGAGGGAGCGGGGGCACCGGGCCAGGGCTCAGTCAAGAACGCCGCCCAGGCCGCCAAGCAGCCCAAGAAGGAGTCTCAGAAGGACCGCAGGAACCCTCTGCCCGACAAGAAGGACGAGGCGCCGCAGCCGGTGCCCCTGAAGAAGGAAG GGATCAGAAGAGTTGGCAGGAGGCCcgaccagcaacagcagcagccgccaccaccaccaccgcagcaacagcagcagccgcCTTCACAGGCCCCACAGGGTGAAGGGAAACCTACCGACAGAAGACCCGTCGAGAGGCGGCCACCTCGTGAACGCCGCTTTGACAAACCAGCTGAAGAAAAGGGTGAAGCAGGGGAATTCTCTGTGGACAG GCCCCTTGGCGAAAGGCCACCTCGTGGTCGCGGCGGCCCAGGCAGAGGTGGACGAGCACGTGGACGTGGTATTGGCAGGGGCGATGGCTTTGACTCCCGTGGCAAACGTGAATTTGACAGGCACAGTGGCAGCGACCGAGC TGGCCCGAAGCATGAGGACAAGAGGGGCGGCAGCGGATCCCACAACTGGGGAACTGTAAAGGATGAACTGAG CGAACTGGACCAGTCAACCGCAACCGAAGAGACTCACGAAACCGAAGAACAACCCGCCGCCGACTCTGAAAACAA GGAGAATGAGGCTGAAGAGGTGAAGGAAGAGGGGCCCAAGGAAATGACCCTGGATGAATGGAAGGCCATGCAAGACAAAGAGCGTGCAAAAGTGGAGTTCAACATTCGGAAACCAAACGAAGGCGCTGACGGCCAATGGAAGAAAGGCTTCGTCCTCCACAAGTCTAAGAGCGAAGAG GTTCATGCAGAATCTGAAGGTTTGGATCATCACTTCCGCAGGCCTGCAAATGACATCACTTCCCAACTTGAGATCAACTTTGGAGACCTTGGACGCCCTGGCCGTGGGCGTGGTGGTGGAAGAGGGACCCGCGGACGCGGTACAAGGCCCAGTCGTGGGATTAGAACTGACAAG TCGAGCGTCTCAGCCCCTGATGTAGATGACCCTGAGGCTTTCCCAGCTCTGTCGTAA